The segment TTTTATTTTATGCTGTTTGTTCTTTTTTTTCTTTAAGCGCATTTAAGCCGATTGTAAAATTTTGAATCGGTGCGTTCCAGACTTGAAGTAACATTGCGATAAGCTCGTCTCTGCTTGGCATTTTTGAAAGCGCGCGAACTTTTTCGATGCTAGTAACTTCACCATCGACATAAGCAGTTTTAAGTGCAAATGCTTCGTTTTTCTCTTCAAATTTAGCAGCAACTTTACATACTGAAAGTTGATCGCCCCATAAGAAAATATTTGTATCTTTGAAACTCATACCATCTTTTTCGGCGTTTTTCAAAGCGATAGCTGCTAATGTGTTTTTGATAACTCTGACTTTTACATCAAGCTCACGAGCGCTATTTCTAAGTTCTTCTAGTTTTTTAACATCTAGACCTTTGAAATCAGATATAACAATAGCTTCGCTATTTTTGAAAGCTTCGCTTAGTTCTGCTACGATTTGTGATTTTTCATCTCTCGTCATTAGGTTTCTCCTTTCCGATCGGTGATTTCAAGCCAAGAGATTTAAATTTAAGCTAGTTAAATTTAAATCAATTAAGTCAAAGCGACCTTGAACTATCTCCAATCTAAGATAAAAATTTTAAATTTTTATTTTAAATCAATAACTTCTTGGCTATCAAGAGTAACAGCTGGGCTCATAGTTAGCGAAAGTGCTGCATGAGTCACATATCTACCTTTTGCAGTAGCTGGTTTGTGTTTGTTAATGGCTTTGATAAATGTTGTGACATTATCCAAAAGTTGTTCTTTGCTAAAACTTACTTTTCCAAGACCAGCGTGGATATTTCCTTGTTTATCAACGCGGAAATTTACTTGACCACCTTTTGCATTTTTGACAGCTTGTGCTACATCCATTGTAACAGTGCCTGTTTTAGGGTTCGGCATTACGCCTTTTGGTCCAAGAATTCTACCTACTTTACCGACTAATCCCATTAAATTTGGAGTAGCGATAAGAACATCGAAATTTATAATACCTTTTTGGATTTCCTCGATTAAATCATCTGCGCCCACGATATCAGCACCAGCCTCTTGTGCCTCAGTTGCTTTTGCGTCTTTTGCGATAACAGCAACGCGGACGCTCTTGCCTGTGCCAGCTGGTAAAACGATAGAGCCGCGAACCATTTGATCTGCGTGGCGTGGATCTACATTTAGTTTAAGAGCGATTTCAACAGTTTCGTCAAATTTAG is part of the Campylobacter sp. VBCF_01 NA2 genome and harbors:
- the rplJ gene encoding 50S ribosomal protein L10; the protein is MTRDEKSQIVAELSEAFKNSEAIVISDFKGLDVKKLEELRNSARELDVKVRVIKNTLAAIALKNAEKDGMSFKDTNIFLWGDQLSVCKVAAKFEEKNEAFALKTAYVDGEVTSIEKVRALSKMPSRDELIAMLLQVWNAPIQNFTIGLNALKEKKEQTA
- the rplA gene encoding 50S ribosomal protein L1, translated to MSKNSKRFNELLKKVDSNKLYNISEAIDTVKGLASAKFDETVEIALKLNVDPRHADQMVRGSIVLPAGTGKSVRVAVIAKDAKATEAQEAGADIVGADDLIEEIQKGIINFDVLIATPNLMGLVGKVGRILGPKGVMPNPKTGTVTMDVAQAVKNAKGGQVNFRVDKQGNIHAGLGKVSFSKEQLLDNVTTFIKAINKHKPATAKGRYVTHAALSLTMSPAVTLDSQEVIDLK